One genomic segment of Brassica napus cultivar Da-Ae chromosome A3, Da-Ae, whole genome shotgun sequence includes these proteins:
- the LOC111214720 gene encoding uncharacterized protein LOC111214720, protein MVDLAMKTMDLLWAVFFWAVLRYAPTVAVEMLFVILVIIVTMLGLDILRMFLTGVFAGNDLNPLETVAQVEEEQNYETSEKILRDVAEIRSKISQIEIDVRQIRQIISILQGKIESLESNQDATLSELFRLIQFLSDEGNTSTKVL, encoded by the exons ATGGTAGATCTTGCGATGAAGACAATGGATCTCTTATGGGCTGTCTTCTTTTGGGCTGTCTTAAGATACGCCCCGACAGTGGCTGTAGAGATGTTGTTTGTCATCTTGGTTATCATCGTGACCATGCTCGGACTAGACATTCTCCGCATGTTTTTGACGGGCGTTTTTGCCGGTAATGACTTGAATCCGTTAGAGACCGTGGCTCAGGTGGAAGAAGAGCAGAATTACGAGACATCTGAAAAGATTTTACGCGAT GTAGCCGAGATTAGATCAAAAATATCACAAATTGAGATTGATGTTCGGCAAATTAGGCAAATAATTTCTATATTA CAAGGGAAGATTGAAAGTCTTGAAAGCAATCAG GATGCGACTCTCTCGGAACTATTTCGCTTAATCCAATTTTTAAGTGACGAAGGCAATACAAGCACTAAAGTATTATAG
- the LOC106384644 gene encoding ribulose bisphosphate carboxylase/oxygenase activase, chloroplastic-like has protein sequence MEKFYWAPTREDRIGVCKGIFRTDKIKDEDIVTLVDQFPGQSIDFYGALRVRVYDDEVRKFVEGLGVEKISKRLVNSREGPPVFEQPEMTLEKLMEYGNMLVMEQENVKRPVFADTRASRRIHRTHPASGPIPHKLIPRSPLKIRAWILVTNPAPQQVQTG, from the exons ATGGAGAAGTTCTACTGGGCCCCCACCCGTGAGGACCGTATCGGTGTCTGCAAGGGTATCTTCAGGACCGACAAGATCAAGGATGAAGACATTGTCACGCTTGTTGACCAGTTCCCTGGCCAATCCATcg ATTTCTATGGTGCATTGAGGGTGAGAGTGTACGATGATGAGGTGAGGAAGTTCGTTGAGGGACTAGGAGTGGAGAAGATAAGCAAGAGGCTGGTGAACTCGAGGGAAGGTCCTCCAGTGTTCGAGCAGCCGGAGATGACTCTTGAGAAGCTTATGGAGTATGGTAACATGCTTGTGATGGAGCAAGAGAACGTCAAGAGACCAGTCTTTGCGGATACCCGCGCGTCCCGCAGGATACACCGAACCCATCCCGCTTCTGGCCCGATCCCGCACAAGCTCATCCCGCGAAGCCCGCTAAAAATTCGGGCCTGGATCTTAGTAACCAATCCCGCCCCGCAACAGGTCCAAACGGGCTAG
- the LOC106389777 gene encoding long-chain-alcohol oxidase FAO4B: protein MEEDRRSRGHPLLRSKKRQGEGGYSHGFSISQIQTLSFICQTLLPPPPPETTAEQNAVDSFNVASGSQPPFTDEVAEMIVKNGRSEAVKVLRIILTILSYRFGTLFLCGSLCLAKDWPFVHKFSDLPLDKREEILRMWSRQSGLFLPLRITFFLAKFYTLFSFFSQRDQNMKNPALEAIGYSIDTTEMRKDDEAPRPLEKGIIETKNESDVTIRQSLTQKGVHVARDDNDNIHRIRCDVVIVGSGSGGGVAAANLAKAGLKVLVLEKGNYFTSRDYSGLEGPSMLELYEKGALMTTVDGKFMVLAGSTVGGGTAVNWSASIRTPDHVLKEWSEESKIEFFGSQEYQLAMDEVVRRLGVTERCVKEGLQNQVLREGCERLGLKVVSVPRNSPEDHYCGSCGYGCREGGKNGTDKTWLVDAVENGAVILTGVKAERFVFTDNEGKKKKKRCVGVIASSVGGKIEKKFMIEARVTVSSAGSLLTPPLMRSSGLENRNIGRNLKLHPVLMTWGYFPENGSEFSGKMYEGGIITSVHHVHDGESGCRAILETPLAGPASYAGLSPWVSGADLKERMMKYGRTAHLFALVRDYGSGEVLKENEVTYRTSKKDRENLRVGLRQALRVLVAAGAVEVGTYRSDGQRIKCEGITREAMEEFLDGVDAVGGVSTKGEYWTTYFSAHQMCSCRMGRTAEEGAVDEKGESWEAEGLFVCDGSVLPTAVGVNPMITIQSTAYCISTRIVASLTEGKN, encoded by the exons GTAGCGGAGATGATAgtgaagaatgggagatcagAAGCAGTGAAGGTTCTGAGAATCATATTGACCATCTTATCATATAGATTTGGAACTTTATTTCTTTGTGGCTCCCTCTGTCTAGCTAAGGACTGGCCTTTTGTCCATAAATTCTCTGACCTTCCACTGGACAAAAGAGAAGAGATCCTGAGGATGTGGTCTAGACAGAGTGGTCTCTTCCTTCCTCTTCGAATCACTTTCTTCCTTGCAAAATTCTAcactctcttctccttcttctcccaG AGAGATCAGAATATGAAGAACCCTGCGTTAGAAGCAATAGGGTACTCCATCGACACAACAGAGATGCGCAAAGATGACGAGGCGCCAAGACCTCTAGAGAAAGGGATCATTGAGACAAAAAACGAGAGTGACGTCACCATCAGACAATCTCTAACTCAAAAAGGTGTTCACGTCGCTAGAGACGATAATGACAATATCCACCGGATCAGATGCGATGTGGTTATCGTAGGGTCAGGAAGCGGAGGAGGTGTTGCAGCTGCGAACCTAGCGAAAGCAGGATTAAAAGTGTTGGTTCTCGAGAAGGGAAACTACTTCACATCTCGAGACTACTCGGGTTTAGAAGGTCCCTCTATGCTCGAGCTATACGAAAAAGGCGCGCTTATGACGACGGTCGACGGGAAGTTCATGGTCTTGGCTGGTTCAACCGTTGGAGGAGGTACAGCTGTTAACTGGTCGGCTTCTATAAGAACACCGGACCATGTTTTGAAAGAATGGTCCGAAGAGAGTAAGATCGAGTTTTTCGGGAGCCAGGAGTATCAGCTAGCGATGGATGAAGTTGTTAGAAGACTCGGTGTCACGGAGAGATGCGTGAAGGAGGGGTTACAGAACCAGGTTCTGAGAGAAGGGTGCGAGAGACTAGGGTTGAAGGTAGTTTCTGTTCCGAGAAACTCACCGGAGGATCATTACTGCGGTTCTTGCGGGTATGGTTGTAGAGAAGGAGGCAAGAACGGGACGGACAAGACTTGGCTTGTTGATGCTGTGGAGAACGGTGCGGTGATCTTGACAGGTGTCAAAGCTGAGAGGTTTGTTTTCACAGACAAtgaggggaagaagaagaagaaacgatgTGTGGGAGTGATAGCGAGTTCTGTTGGAGGAAAGATTGAGAAGAAGTTCATGATTGAAGCTAGAGTAACGGTTTCATCGGCTGGTTCGTTGTTGACACCGCCTCTGATGCGTTCAAGTGGGCTAGAGAACAGGAACATAGGGAGGAACCTAAAACTGCACCCGGTTCTCATGACATGGGGGTACTTCCCGGAGAACGGTTCTGAGTTCTCTGGGAAAATGTACGAGGGAGGGATTATAACATCGGTTCATCATGTGCATGATGGTGAATCTGGTTGCAGAGCGATACTGGAGACTCCATTAGCGGGACCAGCTTCGTACGCGGGGCTGAGCCCGTGGGTTTCGGGAGCTGACCTTAAGGAGCGGATGATGAAGTACGGAAGGACAGCTCATTTGTTTGCTCTGGTTAGGGACTATGGATCAGGTGAGGTTTTGAAGGAAAACGAGGTTACGTACAGGACAAGTAAGAAAGATAGGGAGAATTTGAGAGTGGGGCTTAGACAGGCTTTGAGGGTTTTGGTTGCAGCAGGTGCAGTTGAAGTCGGAACATATAG GAGTGATGGACAGAGGATAAAGTGTGAAGGAATCACAAGAGAAGCCATGGAAGAGTTTCTAGATGGGGTTgatgcggttggtggagttagCACAAAGGGTGAGTACTGGACGACATACTTCTCGGCTCACCAGATGTGTAGTTGCCGGATGGGACGTACGGCTGAGGAAGGTGCGGTGGATGAGAAGGGTGAGAGCTGGGAAGCAGAGGGGCTGTTTGTTTGTGATGGAAGTGTGTTGCCGACAGCTGTTGGAGTGAACCCAATGATCACTATTCAGTCTACTGCTTACTGCATCTCCACAAGGATAGTTGCATCACTGACAGAAGGCAAGAACTGA
- the LOC106384647 gene encoding uncharacterized protein LOC106384647: MDSNIEWYRNVPQTGQQRRGNGIRSAKWEPPPANWVKCNFDYSSRSDSMEEGIGWIVRDHNGVFLGAGNAKIGKVQSSLIGEAMSFIFALQQIWARGWKRVWFEGDNQKLCLIINQVKEHIDLRNYLCDIRHWMTLLPECSLEYVNREKNQAADAMSRHSRDHNSLYQFFDFPPVWLIQYLYSLFTV; this comes from the coding sequence ATGGATTCGAATATTGAATGGTATAGAAATGTCCCTCAAACTGGTCAGCAAAGGAGAGGTAATGGTATTAGATCAGCGAAATGGGAACCGCCCCCGGCTAACTGGGTAAAATGCAATTTCGATTATAGCTCACGATCTGACAGTATGGAGGAAGGTATTGGATGGATAGTAAGAGATCATAATGGAGTGTTCTTGGGAGCCGGAAATGCTAAAATTGGGAAAGTTCAATCATCTCTTATAGGTGAAGCCATGAGCTTTATTTTTGCTTTACAACAAATATGGGCTCGGGGCTGGAAAAGAGTGTGGTTTGAAGGTGATAATCAGAAACTTTGTCTTATCATTAATCAAGTTAAAGAACATATTGATCTGAGGAATTACTTGTGCGACATAAGGCATTGGATGACTTTGTTACCTGAATGTTCATTGGAGTATGTAAACCGAGAGAAGAATCAAGCTGCAGATGCTATGTCAAGACATAGTAGGGATCATAATAGTTTATATCAATTCTTTGATTTTCCTCCTGTTTGGTTGATTCAGTACTTGTACTCACTTTTTACAGTTTAG
- the LOC106389780 gene encoding photosystem II reaction center PSB28 protein, chloroplastic, producing MACVRSIASLTSVTHSPRHVSRTSGIVMSSCSVHAITPSSFTGSPISLPRLHTPSPTTLRPRSLVPITMMVKPSLQFIQGTDELTIPDVKLTRSRDGSNGMALFSFDQPSVFDSSGEVGEITGLYMIDEEGVIQSTDVNARFVNGKPEGIVAKHVMRTPKEWDRFMRFMERYSDQNGLQFVKKQ from the exons ATGGCTTGTGTTCGTTCGATAGCGTCTTTAACTTCTGTCACTCATTCTCCTCGACATGTTTCACGCACCTCAG GCATTGTCATGTCTTCATGCTCTGTTCATGCCATCACTCCCTCCTCCTTCACTGGCTCTCCCATTTCCCTCCCGAGACTCCATACACCATCTCCAACAACTCTAAGACCGAGGAGTCTCGTCCCTATCACGATGATGGTCAAGCCGTCGCTCCAGTTCATACAAGGTACCGATGAGCTGACGATCCCTGACGTCAAGCTAACTCGGTCAAGGGACGGATCTAACGGAATGGCACTCTTCTCTTTCGACCAGCCTTCCGTTTTTGACTCGAGCGGTGAGGTTGGTGAGATAACCGGTTTGTACATGATTGATGAGGAAGGTGTGATTCAATCGACGGATGTGAACGCTAGATTTGTGAACGGGAAACCGGAAGGGATTGTGGCGAAGCACGTGATGAGGACGCCGAAGGAATGGGACAGGTTCATGAGGTTTATGGAGCGGTACTCTGACCAGAACGGCTTACAGTTCGTTAAGAAGCAATGA
- the LOC106389781 gene encoding ammonium transporter 1 member 4-like, whose translation MASSTISCNASDLIPLLSGGANATATAAAAEFICSRFETVSGKFTDAGYAIDNTYLLFSAYLVFSMQLGFAMLCAGSVRAKNTMNIMLTNVIDAAAGGLFYYLFGFAFAYGAPSNGFIGKHFFGMSDFPKPTFDYPFFLYQWTFAIAAAGITSGSIAERTQFVAYLIYSSFLTGLVYPIVSHWFWSSDGWASPARSDNLLFQSGVIDFAGSGVVHMVGGIAGLWGALIEGPRIGRFEQRSKPLTLRGHSATLVVLGTFLLWFGWYGFNPGSFAIIFKSYGTSPGSSFYGQWSAVGRTAVTTTLAGCTAALTTLFGKRLIDGYWNVTDVCNGLLGGFAAITSGCSVVEPWAAVICGFVAAWVLMGFNKLADKLQFDDPLEAAQLHGGCGAWGIIFTGLFADKTYVSEIYGGDPNRPFGLFMGGGGRLLAAHVVQIVVIVGWVSVTMGTLFFVLHKMELLRIPSEDEVAGMDPTSHGGLAYMYTEEEIKNGIMVRGVGGEDDHVQGHVGVL comes from the coding sequence ATGGCGTCGTCGACAATCTCTTGCAACGCCTCCGATCTCATCCCTTTACTCTCCGGCGGAGCCAACGCCACCGCCACAGCCGCCGCCGCGGAATTCATCTGCTCCAGATTCGAAACCGTCTCCGGCAAATTCACCGACGCCGGTTACGCCATCGACAACACGTACCTCCTCTTCTCGGCTTACCTAGTCTTCTCGATGCAGCTCGGCTTCGCCATGCTCTGCGCCGGATCCGTCCGCGCTAAAAACACGATGAACATAATGCTCACGAACGTCATCGACGCCGCCGCCGGAGGTCTCTTCTACTACCTCTTCGGCTTCGCCTTCGCGTACGGAGCTCCATCGAACGGATTCATCGGAAAACATTTCTTCGGGATGAGCGATTTCCCCAAACCTACGTTCGATTATCCTTTCTTCCTTTACCAGTGGACGTTCGCCATCGCCGCCGCGGGGATCACGAGCGGATCTATAGCAGAGAGGACGCAGTTCGTTGCGTATTTGATTTATTCGTCTTTCTTAACCGGTTTGGTTTACCCGATTGTGTCTCATTGGTTCTGGTCTAGCGACGGTTGGGCGTCTCCAGCTAGATCTGATAACCTTCTGTTTCAATCAGGTGTGATTGATTTTGCCGGATCCGGCGTCGTTCATATGGTTGGAGGAATCGCCGGTTTATGGGGAGCGTTAATCGAAGGGCCAAGAATCGGCCGGTTTGAGCAACGGAGTAAACCGCTTACGTTGCGTGGTCACAGCGCGACTTTGGTTGTACTCGGTACGTTTTTACTATGGTTCGGTTGGTACGGGTTTAACCCCGGTTCGTTCGCGATTATTTTCAAATCGTACGGGACCTCTCCCGGGAGCTCATTCTACGGACAGTGGAGCGCTGTCGGAAGAACCGCTGTTACAACGACGTTAGCTGGATGTACTGCGGCGCTAACGACTCTGTTCGGGAAGAGATTGATTGATGGTTACTGGAACGTTACGGATGTATGTAACGGTTTGTTAGGCGGGTTTGCCGCGATAACCAGCGGCTGCTCGGTTGTTGAACCGTGGGCCGCGGTTATCTGCGGGTTTGTAGCGGCCTGGGTGCTGATGGGCTTCAACAAGTTAGCTGATAAGCTCCAATTCGATGATCCTTTAGAAGCGGCTCAGCTTCACGGCGGTTGTGGCGCTTGGGGGATTATTTTCACCGGATTGTTCGCGGATAAAACGTATGTGTCGGAGATCTACGGAGGCGATCCGAACAGACCGTTTGGGCTGTTTATGGGAGGAGGAGGGAGGTTGCTTGCGGCGCACGTAGTGCAGATTGTGGTGATCGTGGGTTGGGTTAGTGTGACGATGGGGACTTTGTTTTTTGTGTTGCATAAGATGGAACTGTTGAGGATACCGTCGGAGGATGAGGTCGCCGGGATGGATCCGACGAGTCATGGTGGGTTGGCTTATATGTATACAGAAGAAGAGATTAAGAATGGTATTATGGTTAGAGGTGTGGGTGGTGAAGATGATCATGTCCAGGGACATGTAGGTGTTCTTTga
- the LOC125607220 gene encoding uncharacterized protein LOC125607220 has product MEHISSCRRALSEWRKLNNVNSAKLVEELKEKVEGLYADDNATTEEIAAALKDLSHALKAEEMFWKQKSRVFWLREGDRNTKFFHALTKQRRAMNKITQLLDENGNTIEDDEGLVVIATSYFRQIFESSNPEEIEEALAQVPTTITGAMNDDLTAPVSEWEVKLALFAMHPEKAPGPDGMTALFYQKFWDIVKEDLTLMVNKFLFEGTIAHGLNDTNICLIPKITKPTAMSQFRPISLCNVSYKIISKVLCQRLKKVLPGLISETQSAFVAGRQISDNVMIAQEMFHALRTKPSGWNKRMAIKTDMSKAYDRMEWSFIEAVLRKMGFSETWIGWVMRCITSVKYKVLMNGEPRGNIIPEVMKVVRRYGKASGQCINFDKSSLLFGKRINANMRQEIKDALGIQNEGGMGTYLGIPEDISGSKCKLFAFLKDKLMHRVNGWTGRWLSKGGKEVLIKSILLALPTYVMSTFLLPLETCESLASAIAQFWWSSNPPKRGIHWAKWEKVCLSREEGGIGFRLIHEFNLALLAKQLWRLVQFPDSLVARVLRGRYYRLSSPLRVNPTSSPSYVWTSISAARKLLLLGIRQKIHSGYEVKVWEDPWIPSNPARPAAPIAPVMNPNMRVSDLIDQGLKDWNVGLLENYVHPEDLPLIRSLAISSTHRRDTFCWNFTRSGQYTVKSGYWVAQNLLKLSEEKEILEPSITKLQGFAWKLKAPTKICHLIWQLLTGHVAVTRNLVRRNMRCDNYCPRCGEAEETVTHAIFECPPARQVWSLSSTPTCPNIFPVSSVYTNMDYLFWRKNSIMEPEQDRDPYPWIIWFIWKARNEKLFRGIDRDPLELVRHAESECQAWFEANEVVQVATQDTMNEEPQAVCLGNICLLDGSWTLSANFSGCGWTWIDNFGNIQLMGTKNITRRESALHSEVEALRWAMENMLQHSTCQSFGTDCKELIAMVKDPQAWPSFATELERIETLQICFPDFDITYVPRAHNQTADFLAKTARSFRRELHFVGCSIPIL; this is encoded by the exons ATGGAACATATTTCCAGCTGCAGGAGAGCATTGAGTGAATGGCGGAAGCTAAATAATGTCAATTCGGCAAAATTAGTGGAAGAGCTTAAAGAAAAGGTGGAAGGCTTATATGCAGATGATAATGCCACAACTGAGGAAATTGCAGCAGCTCTGAAGGATCTCTCACATGCTCTTAAAGCGGAAGAGATGTTCTGGAAGCAGAAGAGTCGGGTGTTTTGGCTGAGAGAAGGGGATAGAAACACAAAGTTTTTTCATGCATTGACGAAGCAAAGAAGAGCAATGAATAAGATTACACAGCTCCTGGACGAGAATGGGAACACTATCGAGGATGATGAAGGACTTGTAGTCATTGCTACTAGTTACTTCAGGCAGATTTTTGAATCATCGAACCCGGAGGAAATCGAGGAGGCGCTAGCTCAGGTGCCAACAACAATAACTGGTGCTATGAATGACGACCTTACTGCTCCGGTCTCTGAATGGGAGGTCAAATTAGCGCTCTTTGCCATGCACCCAGAGAAAGCTCCAGGACCCGATGGGATGACTGCACTTTTCTACCAGAAATTTTGGGATATAGTAAAGGAGGATTTAACCCTTATGgttaataaatttctttttgagGGGACGATAGCGCACGGACTGAATGACACAAATATCTGTCTCATCCCGAAGATAACAAAGCCTACTGCGATGTCTCAATTCAGACCCATCAGTCTGTGCAACGTTAGctacaagataatctctaaagTCTTATGCCAGAGGTTGAAAAAAGTGCTACCAGGTCTGATATCGGAaacccagtcagcctttgttgctgggAGACAGATTTCGGATAATGTTATGATCGCCCAGGAAATGTTCCATGCATTGAGAACGAAACCAAGTGGATGGAATAAAAGGATGGCCATCAAGACtgatatgagcaaagcatatgataggatggagTGGTCGTTTATTGAAGCTGTCCTGCGTAAAATGGGATTCTCAGAAACTTGGATAGGCTGGGTCATGCGATGCATTACATCGGTGAAATATAAGGTTCTCATGAATGGAGAGCCAAGAGGGAATATTATTCCAG aagtaatgaaagtagtcaggagATATGGTAAAGCATCTGGTCAATGCATCAACTTTGACAAGTCctccttactctttggtaagcggATTAATGCAAATATGAGACAAGAGATTAAAGATGCCCTTGGGATACAGAACGAAGGAGGAATGGGAACGTACTTAGGCATCCCCGAGGATATAAGTGGCTCTAAATGCAAGCTTTTTGCATTCCTGAAAGATAAGCTGATGcatagagtgaatggatggacGGGTAGATGGCTCTCAAAAGGTGGAAAGGAAGTACTGATTAAATCAATTCTGCTCGCTCTTCCGACATACGTCATGTCAACTTTCCTGCTTCCATTGGAGACATGTGAAAGCTTGGCAAGTGCTATTGCTCAGTTCTGGTGGAGCTCGAATCCACCAAAGAGAGGTATACACTGGGCGAAATGGGAGAAAGTTTGCCTATCCAGAGAAGAGGGTGGAATTGGCTTCAGATTGATTCATGAGTTTAATCTAGCGCTTCTAGCTAAACAACTATGGAGATTAGTACAGTTTCCTGATTCTCTGGTGGCCCGAGTCTTACGGGGAAGGTACTATAGATTGAGCTCTCCATTGAGAGTAAACCCTACTAGTAGCCCATCCTATGTGTGGACTAGCATCTCTGCTGCAAGGAAATTACTGCTACTTGGGATTAGACAGAAGATACACTCAGGCTATGAGGTTAAAGTATGGGAGGATCCATGGATTCCATCGAATCCCGCCAGGCCAGCGGCCCCCATAGCCCCTGTGATGAACCCCAACATGAGAGTAAGCGATCTTATTGACCAGGGATTGAAGGATTGGAATGTGGGACTGTTGGAGAACTATGTTCATCCAGAGGATTTACCACTTAtaaggagtttggccataagctcaaCTCATCGTCGAGATACTTTCTGCTGGAACTTTACAAGGAGTGGccaatacacggttaaatctggatattgggtggcGCAGAATTTATTGAAGTTATCTGAGGAAAAGGAAATTTTGGAGCCAAGTATTACGAAGCTGCAGGGCTTTGCGTGGAAATTGAAGGCCCCTacgaagatatgtcatcttatatggcagttGTTGActggtcatgtggcagtaacgaggaatTTAGTTAGACGTAATATGAGGTGCGACAACtattgcccaagatgtggagaagcAGAGGAGACTGTCACACATGCAATCTTCGAATGCCCACCAGCCCGTCAAGTATGGTCTTTATCTTCAACTCCGACGTGCCCAAATATTTTTCCGGTATCGAGCGTCTACACAAACATGGATTATCTGTTCTGGAGGAAAAATAGTATCATGGAGCCAGAGCAAGAtagggatccttatccctggataatatggtTCATTTGGAAGGCTAGGAATGAAAAACTCTTCAGAGGAATAGATAGAGATCCTCTGGAACTGGTAAGACATGCTGAGAGTGAATGCCAGGCATGGTTTGAGGCTAATGAAGTGGTACAAGTTGCGACACAGGACACCATGAATGAAGAACCCCAAGCCGTATGTTTGGGAAATATTTGTCtattagatggatcttggactcTCTCAGCTAACTTCAGTGGATGTGGATGGACATGGATAGATAACTTTGGGAATATTCAGCTTATGGGGACAAAAAACATCACTCGACGGGAATCGGCCTTGCATTCGGAGGTAGAAGCACTGCggtgggcgatggagaatatgctgcAGCACTCGACCTGCCAGAGCTTTGGGACAGACTGTAAGGAACTGATTGCTATGGTTAAGGATCCCCAGGcgtggccaagctttgcgacggAATTGGAGAGAATAGAGACGCTACAAATCTGCTTCCCGGACTTCGACATCACTTACGTTCCACGAGCGCATAATCAGACTgcagattttttagctaagactgctagatctTTCCGTAGAGAGTTACActttgttggttgttctattccg ATCTTATAA
- the LOC106384648 gene encoding F-box/kelch-repeat protein At5g39560 yields the protein MNSDDEQLQGNKNTNLPPPLNLQSQSFSSLPHEISENILARVSRCNYPSLSLVSKRFHSLLSSPELYKTRSHIRTTEPCLYVCLKHYEDQPSKWFTLWMRPVDETLTKDDDDHLLPHDDYSLFPVPSSCNPFLEPYCTLVAVGSELYVIGGTYEAPSSAVRILDCCTHTWRDGPSMLVARWCVDAFLLDEKIYVMGRSGINESLAWIEVLDIKTQTWRQLRSLGAYEFDSRWFEINVFKGKIYAIAEDKSYAYDPQESRWEVVETHRRGFKFIKDWCVIEDVMYCFTHSGYCKWYDSKTRDWIDVKGSDMELLRMHRTCGLAWRPMLRIHNLGGKLLVMWVPDFEIDNEKTERRIWCAKIALEKRGSDVWGKIEWANSVHEWCWFMSCVVSI from the coding sequence ATGAACAGCGACGATGAACAGCTGCAGGGAAACAAGAACACCAACCTTCCACCACCGCTGAATCTACAATCTCAATCGTTTTCTTCACTCCCACATGAAATATCTGAGAACATTCTTGCCCGTGTCTCTAGATGCAACTAccctagtctctctcttgtctcCAAGAGATTCcactctctcctctcttctcctGAACTGTACAAGACACGTTCACACATCAGAACCACCGAACCATGTCTCTATGTCTGCCTAAAACATTACGAAGACCAACCTTCTAAATGGTTCACTCTTTGGATGAGACCTGTCGATGAAACTCTAACCAAAGACGACGACGATCATCTTCTTCCACATGATGACTATTCGTTGTTTCCGGTACCTTCTTCTTGTAATCCTTTCCTCGAACCATATTGTACTTTAGTAGCGGTTGGTTCGGAACTCTACGTAATCGGTGGAACTTACGAGGCTCCGTCTTCAGCTGTTCGTATTCTTGATTGTTGTACTCACACTTGGCGTGATGGCCCTAGTATGTTGGTGGCTCGGTGGTGTGTGGATGCGTTTTTACTCGACGAGAAAATATACGTGATGGGACGTTCGGGGATCAACGAGTCTCTGGCTTGGATAGAAGTGTTGGACATAAAGACTCAGACTTGGAGACAATTGCGGAGCCTTGGAGCCTACGAGTTTGACAGCCGTTGGTTTGAGATTAATGTATTTAAAGGAAAGATTTACGCAATTGCTGAAGATAAGAGCTATGCTTATGACCCGCAAGAAAGTAGGTGGGAAGTTGTGGAGACCCACCGGCGGGGCTTCAAATTTATAAAGGATTGGTGTGTAATAGAGGATGTAATGTATTGTTTTACACACTCCGGTTATTGCAAATGGTATGACTCCAAAACTAGAGACTGGATAGATGTCAAGGGTTCAGATATGGAACTATTGCGCATGCATAGAACATGTGGCTTAGCATGGCGGCCTATGCTTCGAATACACAACCTTGGTGGGAAACTTTTAGTTATGTGGGTCCCCGATTTTGAAATAGACAACGAAAAAACTGAAAGGAGAATATGGTGCGCGAAAATTGCATTAGAGAAGCGTGGAAGTGATGTTTGGGGTAAGATAGAATGGGCTAATTCTGTCCACGAGTGGTGTTGGTTCATGAGTTGTGTAGTCTCGATTTGA
- the LOC106386093 gene encoding auxin-responsive protein IAA11-like, producing the protein MEGGSASGSASTLSNNENVLVSCEDSSSPAENELELGLTLSLGGERRVSYADDSSSSSSLSSRASVTAGIKRTADSMAATSGQVVGWPPIRSYRMNSMVNQAKTLAMEDPIKNRTDATKMRMFVKVTMDGIPIGRKVDLNAHSCYESLSNALEEMFLKPKTDGHLEAGLKILPDGSSGLVLTYEDKEGDWMLVGDVPWGMFIGSVKRLRIMKTSEATGTAQMIL; encoded by the exons ATGGAAGGCGGTTCGGCTAGTGGGTCGGCTTCGACCTTGTCAAACAACGAAAACGTCCTCGTCTCTTGCGAggattcttcttctccggcTGAGAACGAGCTCGAGCTTGGTCTCACGTTGAGCCTAGGTGGAGAACGTAGGGTTTCTTACGCtgatgattcttcttcttcttcgtccttgAGTAGCAGAGCTAGCGTCACTGCTGGGATCAAGAGAACAGCTGATTCAATGGCCGCAACTAGTGG GCAAGTTGTGGGGTGGCCACCGATAAGGAGTTATAGAATGAACAGTATGGTTAACCAAGCCAAGACATTGGCCATGGAAGATCCGATCAAAAACAGAACTGATGCAACGAAGATGAGAATGTTTGTGAAGGTGACTATGGATGGTATTCCCATTGGAAGGAAAGTCGATCTGAATGCTCATAGTTGCTATGAATCGTTGTCCAACGCTCTTGAAGAAATGTTTCTGAAACCCAAAACAGATGGTCACCTGGAAGCAGGGCTGAAGATACTACCAGATGGGTCTTCTGGATTAGTACTAACGTATGAAGACAAGGAAGGAGATTGGATGCTTGTTGGTGATGTTCCCTGGGG GATGTTTATTGGTTCTGTCAAAAGGCTCCGGATTATGAAAACATCAGAAGCTACTGGTACAG CTCAAATGATCTTATGA